The DNA sequence GACTTCTTTCACCCTTACCGCTGAGTCGTCGTCGGAAATCGCGTTTTGTTTCTGTCGGGCCCGGGAGCGCTATCCCGCGCGGCTCATCCGACCTGACGACGTCGAAGTTGAAGTCCGCGGCGGTGGCAATGCAACTCGTCAGATCAATCACATCATCACCCCTGAATTCCCGGCCGACCGGCTGCTCATCGTGGAGGTCTACACGCCCAGCGGTAACTGGTCGAGCTATCCGCCGCACAAACACGACGTGCATAACCCTCCTTATGAAGTTGACCTGGAGGAAATCTACTACTATCGAATCCATCGGCCGGAAGGCTATGCTATCCAGAAGGTTTACACTTCTGATCGTCGCCTCGATCTCACGCTCACGGTTCGTGACGGCGAAGTGGTCCTGATTCCCGAGGGGTATCATCCGGTTGTGGCTGCGCACGGCTATGATGTCTACTACCTCAATGCTCTGGCGGGCAGCGCCCGATCAATGGCGGCGTCAGACGATCCCGACTACGCCTGGGTTCGCCAGACGTGGAAGGAAAAGGACCCACGCGTGCCGCTGGTGAGGTGAGAAGAACTCCGGCAGTAAAGCTGACACGCGCACAGGATCGCCAACGGGGATGCTCGCAAACGGAAAGCGACCGATCATGAGAAAAAGTTTTAACCCGTGCCATCTTTTGAAGGAGCTTTAATGTCCGATCGCACCTATGACATCCTCGCCATGGGGCGCAGTTCAATAGACCTCTATTCTCAGGACATTGGCGCGCCGTTTGTTGCCATCCGGGGTTTTGCGGCCTATGTCGGTGGCTGCCCGACCAATATCAGTGTGGGGACGCGGCGGCTGGGATTGCGATCGGCCCTTCTGACGGCGGTCGGCAACGATCCCGTGGGGGATTTTATCCTCCACTTCCTGGAGAGCGAAGGCGTCGAAACTCGGTTCATTCCCCGAAAGCCCGGACGTCGCACAAGCGCCGTGGTACTGGGTATCGAACCTCCGGACCGTTTCCCACTCGTTTTCTATCGAGACAACTGCGCCGACATCGAACTCACCATTGACGACGTCGAATCAGCCCCCGTGGCTCACAGTCGCGTTCTCGTCATTACGGGGACGGGCCTGAGCCGTGAGCCCAGTCGGAGCGCAACCTTCTTTGCTGCCGAACGCGCGCGGGCACATCAGGCCACCGTATTTCTGGACCTCGATTGTCGCCCCGATCAGTGGCATGACATCCGGGCCTATGGTGTCACGATTCGAGCGATTCTTCCGCTTGTGGATATCGTCTGCGGAACGGTCAATGAAATGAAGGCCGTTGCCGTGAGGGACCCGGGCCGACTTCGCATCGCGGAGTCGCAGGTTTCTGAGTTTCGGGTGGAGGGGGATCTGGAGGAAGCGATAGCCCTTTTGCTCGGATTTGGCCCGACGGCGGTGATCGTCAAGCGTGGCCTCGACGGAGCGAGCGTTCATCTCCCCAACGAGGAAACCATCGTCGCTCCTCCCTTTCCTGTCGAGGTGGTCAATGTCCTCGGTGCGGGAGATGCCTTCGCCAGTGGGTTTCTCTACGGGTATCTCAAGGGATGGGACTGGTATCGTGCCGCCCGCATGGGTAATGCCTGCGGGGCAATCGTCGTCACCCGGCACGGCTGCGCCAACTTCATGCCGTATGAGCACGAAGCGCTGGCGTTCATCGCCGAACGTGGAGGATTCTAGAGGAGGCAAACCAGGATGAAGACGCGACGGCTGACGATGGCCCAGGCGCTCGTGGCGTTTCTCAAGAACCAATATGTGCAGCGCGATGGTCGTGAGATTCCCTTCTTCGCCGGCATGTGGGGGATTTTCGGCCACGGCAACGTTGCCGGCATCGGCCAGGCGCTCCAGCAATATCCCGAGTTTCGTTTCTATTTGCCCCGAAACGAACAGGCGATGGTTCATATTGCTGTGGCTTTTGCCAAGATGAACAATCGGTTGCGGACATTCGCCTGTACGTCTTCAATCGGGCCGGGAGCAACCAACATGGTTACGGGAGCGGCGACAGCCACGATCAATCGGCTTCCTGTGTTGCTGTTACCGGGCGATATCTTCGCCCGGCGACAAGTGGCGCCGGTTCTCCAACAGCTCGAATGGGAGCACAGTCAGGATGTTTCGGTCAACGATGCGCTGCGTCCGGTCTCTCGCTACTGGGATCGGATCAATCGGCCGGATCAGCTCCCTTTCGCATTGATGGAGGCAATGCGGGTGCTCACCTCACCGGCGGAGACGGGAGCCGTGACGCTGGCCCTGCCGCAGGATGTTCAAGCTGAGGCCTGGGACTATCCGGAATCGCTGTTTGAAAAGCGAGTCTGGCATATCCCCCGACCACCGGCCGATCGCGAGCGCTTGTGCCGTAGCGTCGGCTGGATTCGAGAATCGAAACAACCTCTGATCATTGCCGGAGGCGGGGTCATCTACAGCGAGGCGACCGCGGAACTGGCCCAACTTGTCGAGCGCACGGGTATCCCGGTGGCCGAAACGCAGGCCGGCAAAGGTTCCCTCCCCTTCGATCATCCGCAGAACCTCGGCGCCATTGGTGTCACGGGGACTCCGGGGGCGAACATTCTCGCGCGCGAAGCCGATCTGGTCATCGCTGTAGGAACCCGGCTGGGAGATTTTGCCACGGCGTCCAAGACGGCATTTCAAAATCCCCGGGTGAGATTTATCGCCATCAATGTCGCCGAGTGGGATGCGCACAAGCACGCGGCCTTGCCGCTTGTGGCCGATGCCCGATTGACGCTTCAGGAGCTGACCGCAGCCTTGACCGATTATCATGTGTCAGGCGACTACGCCGCGCGTATCGCCCGGTACAAACAGGAGTGGGAGGCGGAAGTCGAGAGGCTCTTTGATCTGCATCATGGACCGCCGATGGCGCAGAGCGAGGTCATCGGAATCGTCAATCGTTTCTGCCAGCCACGTGATGTCGTTGTCTGCGCGGCCGGGAGCTTGCCCGGCGATCTGCACAAACTGTGGCGCACGCGCGATCCCAAAGGGTATCACCTCGAGTACGGCTACTCCTGCATGGGCTACGAGATCGCTGGCGGGTTGGGGGTGAAAATGGCCGATCCGTCACGAGAGGTCTATGTGATGGTCGGCGATGGATCGTACCTCATGATGTCCTCGGAGATTGCCACAGCGATTCAGGAGAACATCAAGCTCACCATCATCGTTCTGGACAATCACGGTTTCAGCAGTATCGGCGGATTATCACAGGCGCTCGGCTCCGGAGGATTTGGCACGGATTATCGCTGCCGTCATCCCGAGACGGGAATGCTTGAGGGGGATCCGGTGCCCGTTGATTTTGTTGCCAACGCATCGAGCTTGGGCGCACACGCCATCCGCGCTACGACCCGGGAAGACCTCCAGCGGGCGCTCGAAGAAGCTCGTGGATGTGACCGAACTACGGTCATCGTGGTGGAAGTAGATAAAGAGGTGCGTGTGCCGGCCTATGAATCCTGGTGGGATGTTCCCGTGGCTGAAGTCTCCGAAATGGAGTCCGTGCAGCGGGCCCGCGATGCCTACGAAAAAGCCGTGACCAAAGAGCGGTTTTTCTTCTAAAGCGGGGGGGAGACGGCCACGGCGTTTCGGGGCTTTTATAAACGACTTTGCCGTTGCCAGCGGAGAGGATGCAACCGGCTGATGGAGCATGAGGGCCATCGGCTCTTGAAGAGAGGATCGCCATGAATAAAGAGGTCGTCGAAAGTCGGCGGCGGACCGTGGCATCACTGATCGCGCTTCCGGCGATGATGCTGGGGGGAATCCCCGCACGTCGCCGACCGGAGGCTCGTCAACCGGAACAACGGGCGACAGAGCCCGAGCGCGAGTTTGTGCGGATCACCGGCTACCGCCTCGACGAGCATGTTCGAGAGTCCCAACTCGCGCTGCTGCCTCTGGGCAGCATCGAGTACCACGGACCGAGTGGTCCGCCGATGACCGACAGCATCATTGCCGCAGGTCTAGCCGAGCGCGTGGCTCCTCGGGTGAAGGCGTCCGTCTTTCCTGTCGTCATGTTCTCTCACTGCCCTGCTCATACGGCACAATTTCGCGGAAGCGTCTCGATCCGTCCCGAGGTGATGACGATGTACCTCGCCGACATTCTTCGAGGGATCGTCGCCAACGGATTCCGTCGCGTTTTTTTGCTCAACGGACACGACGG is a window from the Blastocatellia bacterium genome containing:
- the iolB gene encoding 5-deoxy-glucuronate isomerase, whose product is MRDLILRPRTHPTDQGELLSFTAESVGFDFLSFRVHRFAPGQCYEGDTGECELGLVVLGGRCSVESNAGSWSHIGGRAHVFDGLPFALYLPVKTSFTLTAESSSEIAFCFCRARERYPARLIRPDDVEVEVRGGGNATRQINHIITPEFPADRLLIVEVYTPSGNWSSYPPHKHDVHNPPYEVDLEEIYYYRIHRPEGYAIQKVYTSDRRLDLTLTVRDGEVVLIPEGYHPVVAAHGYDVYYLNALAGSARSMAASDDPDYAWVRQTWKEKDPRVPLVR
- the iolC gene encoding 5-dehydro-2-deoxygluconokinase, yielding MSDRTYDILAMGRSSIDLYSQDIGAPFVAIRGFAAYVGGCPTNISVGTRRLGLRSALLTAVGNDPVGDFILHFLESEGVETRFIPRKPGRRTSAVVLGIEPPDRFPLVFYRDNCADIELTIDDVESAPVAHSRVLVITGTGLSREPSRSATFFAAERARAHQATVFLDLDCRPDQWHDIRAYGVTIRAILPLVDIVCGTVNEMKAVAVRDPGRLRIAESQVSEFRVEGDLEEAIALLLGFGPTAVIVKRGLDGASVHLPNEETIVAPPFPVEVVNVLGAGDAFASGFLYGYLKGWDWYRAARMGNACGAIVVTRHGCANFMPYEHEALAFIAERGGF
- the iolD gene encoding 3D-(3,5/4)-trihydroxycyclohexane-1,2-dione acylhydrolase (decyclizing), encoding MKTRRLTMAQALVAFLKNQYVQRDGREIPFFAGMWGIFGHGNVAGIGQALQQYPEFRFYLPRNEQAMVHIAVAFAKMNNRLRTFACTSSIGPGATNMVTGAATATINRLPVLLLPGDIFARRQVAPVLQQLEWEHSQDVSVNDALRPVSRYWDRINRPDQLPFALMEAMRVLTSPAETGAVTLALPQDVQAEAWDYPESLFEKRVWHIPRPPADRERLCRSVGWIRESKQPLIIAGGGVIYSEATAELAQLVERTGIPVAETQAGKGSLPFDHPQNLGAIGVTGTPGANILAREADLVIAVGTRLGDFATASKTAFQNPRVRFIAINVAEWDAHKHAALPLVADARLTLQELTAALTDYHVSGDYAARIARYKQEWEAEVERLFDLHHGPPMAQSEVIGIVNRFCQPRDVVVCAAGSLPGDLHKLWRTRDPKGYHLEYGYSCMGYEIAGGLGVKMADPSREVYVMVGDGSYLMMSSEIATAIQENIKLTIIVLDNHGFSSIGGLSQALGSGGFGTDYRCRHPETGMLEGDPVPVDFVANASSLGAHAIRATTREDLQRALEEARGCDRTTVIVVEVDKEVRVPAYESWWDVPVAEVSEMESVQRARDAYEKAVTKERFFF
- a CDS encoding creatininase family protein codes for the protein MNKEVVESRRRTVASLIALPAMMLGGIPARRRPEARQPEQRATEPEREFVRITGYRLDEHVRESQLALLPLGSIEYHGPSGPPMTDSIIAAGLAERVAPRVKASVFPVVMFSHCPAHTAQFRGSVSIRPEVMTMYLADILRGIVANGFRRVFLLNGHDGNIGPARMAMSQVTADIRESQMMLVNWWETLPTPLVESLRLFTSGNGGHGHGGPLELSVAAVFAPASVEAGKGPDLPALTPLIEGVPFYLEKSQAENWPGYSGKLSEISREKGEKLVALAVEKLSTLIEEWIKKPTHPGSW